From the Pomacea canaliculata isolate SZHN2017 linkage group LG14, ASM307304v1, whole genome shotgun sequence genome, one window contains:
- the LOC112554773 gene encoding uncharacterized protein LOC112554773 → MSYVYVFFNGIHAFWQYLKQCMVAVLMKIKLKAVKGRRAGDIALVSNTLTLETRLGSDEVFADKVEEVEPKGLTSEQDDCCEDDSDDNSKVLCEQDETDVQEECSQSSIHTDEEEESGCQDLNVEEESPRATGSDDGMEFQYKGQGSRTYSSLVNTDSAHSTKTEMVLTSVATDPSFSCSADEDLPSFLQSSDERVQLAYLIDQIKDSVCPEECLQNINCAHSQSRGSSLAALSSESTLAFKKNSSISLLFIPFSYLGKAKEYVINALTQPIAKQLGFSSSLNYEVNGKQFESYDSLGDVDQPCCSHQSTSSARHGKENYIIPNQSTSSDSESDDEVDLPTLSRPSIESGNESAASVSTLERKASLKRDELVKEENEKSSADETQIETLTDSLTRRCRQLQDSKFPRSRSRRSKTRRSHESSSCERISGSESEHESDYSFSNLRTARTSLSPSFHSTHNSDHSLLLNASERCSLDWLGEQVSDTSISAPHLCEDGSEWRPRLCRISLFGTASWSVVRTAVDAV, encoded by the coding sequence ATGTCATACGTCTACGTTTTTTTCAATGGGATCCATGCATTCTGGCAGTATCTGAAGCAGTGCATGGTGGCAGTGCTCATGAAGATTAAACTTAAGGCTGTAAAGGGAAGAAGAGCAGGTGATATCGCTCTTGTGAGCAATACCCTGACCCTAGAGACCCGGCTTGGTTCTGATGAAGTCTTCGCCGATAAAGTCGAGGAAGTGGAGCCGAAAGGTCTCACGTCTGAACAGGATGATTGTTGCGAGGACGACAGTGACGATAATAGCAAGGTACTCTGCGAACAGGATGAGACTGATGTTCAGGAGGAATGCAGCCAGTCAAGCATCCACacagacgaagaagaagaatcaGGCTGTCAGGATCTCAACGTCGAGGAAGAGTCCCCGAGAGCAACAGGATCCGACGACGGTATGGAATTTCAGTATAAAGGACAGGGCAGTCGAACTTATTCCTCACTGGTCAACACCGACAGCGCCCACAGCACCAAGACGGAGATGGTCTTGACCAGTGTTGCCACTGACCCTTCATTCTCTTGCTCGGCTGACGAAGATTTACCTTCTTTTCTTCAGAGTTCGGACGAGCGCGTTCAGCTCGCCTACCTGATCGACCAGATCAAGGACAGCGTCTGCCCCGAGGAGTGTCTCCAGAACATAAACTGCGCACATAGCCAATCCCGAGGGTCCTCCTTGGCCGCTCTTTCAAGTGAGTCAACTCTCGCTTTCAAGAAAAACTCATCCATATCCCTCCTCTTCATTCCGTTCAGCTACCTGGGAAAGGCGAAGGAATATGTGATTAACGCCCTCACGCAGCCAATCGCTAAACAGCTTGGTTTCAGCAGTTCCCTGAACTATGAGGTCAACGGCAAACAGTTTGAATCCTACGACAGCTTGGGAGATGTGGACCAGCCATGCTGCTCTCACCAGTCCACATCATCTGCCCGCCACGGCAAAGAAAATTACATCATCCCCAATCAGTCTACCAGTTCCGATTCAGAATCCGATGACGAGGTAGATCTTCCAACACTTTCACGGCCGTCCATAGAATCTGGAAATGAATCTGCGGCATCCGTCTCAACTCTCGAAAGGAAGGCATCTCTAAAACGCGACGAGCTTGTAAAagaggaaaatgagaaaagttcCGCCGATGAAACCCAGATTGAGACTCTCACGGACTCGCTCACCAGGCGCTGCAGACAGCTGCAGGACTCCAAGTTCCCCAGGTCTCGCAGCAGACGCTCTAAGACCCGTCGCAGCCATGAAAGCTCATCCTGTGAAAGGATCTCTGGTTCCGAAAGCGAACATGAGAGTGACTACAGCTTCTCGAACCTGCGAACCGCTCGCACCAGCCTCTCGCCGTCCTTCCACAGCACCCACAACAGCGACCACAGTTTGTTGCTAAATGCAAGTGAGCGCTGCTCACTCGACTGGCTCGGTGAACAGGTCAGCGACACATCCATCTCAGCCCCGCACCTCTGCGAAGACGGCTCCGAATGGAGACCGAGACTTTGTCGAATATCTCTCTTCGGCACTGCTTCGTGGAGCGTGGTACGAACTGCTGTAGATGCTGTTTGA